TGAGCCCGGCGTAGCCCACCACCTGGGTGCCCCGCCGGGCCACGAGGTAGCTGCGCCCCTCGATCGTGGCCAGCTCGCCCAGGTAGAGGCCGAGGGACCAGGGCCGGGGGTACACGGCGTGGTCGATGCGGAGCACCTGGCGCAGGTGCCGACGCCGCATCGGCGTGATGATCGTCGGCGCCTCCTCCGGGGCGCGGGAGCCCCCGTCGGGCCCCGGTGGGGGCCAGGGGGTGGCCGCCGCGGCCATCAGTCGGCCGCCGGCTGGGGGCCGGGCACGCCCGCCCGCGTCGTCCAGTGGATCTCGGCGTCGGGCTTGCGCAGGTAGGTGGGGCTGACCTCCCACGGCTGGACCCACTCCTCGCGGAGGGCCTGGTGGTGCGCCAGCAGGACGAGGTCGCGGGCCGAGGGGTGGGTGATGCCGTGGCTGCAGACCTCGGCCTTGCGCAGGTCGCGCAGCACCTCGGCGTGGCGGAGCGCCCCGTCGCCCACCAGCAGCATCTCCTCGCCCCGGGCCTGGAGCTCGCCCAGCAGCTCCTCGGGCGTGCTGACCCGGGCCTCGCCGATGCGCTGGACCCCGCCCGGGACCTGGCGGTAGAGCGCCCAGAAGACCTCGCCCCGGCGGGCGTCGATGACCGCGGCGATGAGGCGGTCGGTGAAGCGGGCCGGGAAGGCCAGCAGGTCGAGGCTGGAGATCGGGATCACCGGCACCCGCAGGGCGTGGGCCAGGGCCTTGGCGGTGGCCACGCCCACGCGGAGCCCGGTGAAGAGGCCCGGTCCGACGTCGACGGCCACGGCTCCCAGGTCGGCCAGCTCGACGCGGGCCTGGCGGCAGGCGAACTCGATGGAGGGGACGAGGGACTCGGCGTGGCGCCGGGCGCGGGTGGAGTGGGCCGACGCCAGCACCCCCTCGTGGCCGCCGATGGCGCAGCCGACCTGGGCGGTGGCCGACTCGACGCCCAGGATCAGCACGGCCCGACCTCCCAGCGGGCCAAGGCCGCCTCCATCCCCTCGACCCGGGCCGTCCACCGGGGGCCGACGGGGCGGAGCCGCCAGCGCCGCTCGTCGGGGTCGTCGACCACCGCGGCGGCGTCGACGGCCTTCTCGTCGCCGGGATGGGGGGTGGGGGCGAAGGTGATGCTGATCTCCAGGTAGTCGGCCGGGAGCACCGGGCGCACGGCGTCGCCCCACTCGATGAGGACGACCGAGCCGTCGTCGAGCATCTCGGCCAGGCCGACGTCGAGCGCCTCGTGGAGGTGCTCGAGGCGGTAGACGTCGAGGTGGTGCAGCGGCAGGCGTCCGTCCTCGTAGGACTGGGCGATGGTGAAGGTCGGGCTGGTGATGCGGCCGTCGACACCCAGCCCCGCGCCGAGGCCCTGGGCGAAGGCCGTCTTGCCCGCACCCATCTCGCCGGTGAGCACGAGCAGGTCGCCGGGGCGCAGGAGGTCGGCGAGGGCCGAGGCCAGGTCGCGCGTGTCGTCGACGGAGGTGGTGCGGGCGAGCACGGCTCGTGGGGGTCGCGGTCGGGAGCGGGGGCGGCGGCGTCCTGCCGACGGGGCGGAGCAGCCTCCGGGGAGGCTACCGCCGCCACCTCGGGCGACCGCAGGCCGCTCGGGCCCGCAGGGCCCCGGGGCCGGGGCCGGAGGGGGCGGCGCTGACAGGTTTCTGGACGGCGTCGGGAGGAGGACCCCGGACGGGCGTCGAACGGGCCGGACATGACATCCCTCACACGTCCCCGCATCGCGGCCCTGGCGGCCGCCCTCGCCCTCGGCCTGGTGTCGTTCCTCTCCGCGCCGGCCTCGGCCGCCCCGACGTTCGCGCCGGCCGAGGAGGCGACCATCACCCCCGGGGTGATGATGTTCACCGAGGGGGCCCAGTGCACCGCCAACTTCATCTTCACCGACTCGGCCGACACCTACATCGGCTACGCCGCCCACTGCGCCGGCACCGGTGAGGCCACCGACACCGACGGCTGCCTGGCCGGCACCCTGCCCCTCGGCACCGAGGTGGAGATCGAGGGCGCGGACCAGCCCGGCA
Above is a window of Iamia majanohamensis DNA encoding:
- the tsaB gene encoding tRNA (adenosine(37)-N6)-threonylcarbamoyltransferase complex dimerization subunit type 1 TsaB; translated protein: MLILGVESATAQVGCAIGGHEGVLASAHSTRARRHAESLVPSIEFACRQARVELADLGAVAVDVGPGLFTGLRVGVATAKALAHALRVPVIPISSLDLLAFPARFTDRLIAAVIDARRGEVFWALYRQVPGGVQRIGEARVSTPEELLGELQARGEEMLLVGDGALRHAEVLRDLRKAEVCSHGITHPSARDLVLLAHHQALREEWVQPWEVSPTYLRKPDAEIHWTTRAGVPGPQPAAD
- the tsaE gene encoding tRNA (adenosine(37)-N6)-threonylcarbamoyltransferase complex ATPase subunit type 1 TsaE, which translates into the protein MLARTTSVDDTRDLASALADLLRPGDLLVLTGEMGAGKTAFAQGLGAGLGVDGRITSPTFTIAQSYEDGRLPLHHLDVYRLEHLHEALDVGLAEMLDDGSVVLIEWGDAVRPVLPADYLEISITFAPTPHPGDEKAVDAAAVVDDPDERRWRLRPVGPRWTARVEGMEAALARWEVGPC